A DNA window from Sporosarcina sp. ANT_H38 contains the following coding sequences:
- the ptsG gene encoding glucose-specific PTS transporter subunit IIBC — MFKKTFGVLQKVGQALMLPVALLPAAGLLLGFGNAAQQETMLNYLPFLSADWIQLTAKVMEDAGGIIFGNLPLIFAIGVAIGLAKDGAAALAALVGYLVLNQVMSSWLGITTDMLADNPAYALVFGIPTLQTGVFGGIIVGLIAAFCYNKFHDIEMPSFLGFFAGKRFVPIATAGAAFIAGLLLIIIWPTVQAGMNSASLWLLDEGTYIAVFFFGFIKRLLIPFGLHHIFHAPFWYEFGSYTTAAGAVVRGDMTIFFAQLKDGVQLTAGNFMGGEFPIMMFGLPAAALAMYHAARPEKKKLVAGLLASGALTSFLTGITEPLEFSFLFLSPILFLLHAVLDGLSFVLMTFLEVHIGYTFSGGAIDFFLFGILPGKESWWIAIVLGLIFAVIYYFLFRFMISKFNLMTPGREADDDTEEVKTSSKGNTDLAYNILEAMGGQKNISHLDACITRLRVSVVDVQAVNKKELKNLGAAGVLEVGDNIQAIFGPRSEIIKGQIQDVISGKRPRSEVVEQPVQAESTVTTHQVNDEFISPIQGEIKPLSEVPDPVFAEKMMGDGFAIVPSEGTVVSPVDGIIVSFFPTKHALGIQADSGREILIHVGINTVKLEGKGFEALVAQGDRVTKGQPLLKFDVDYIKEHATSIITPIIFTNLFEGESIVINKLGIVALKEENIIAIEK; from the coding sequence ATGTTTAAAAAAACTTTTGGTGTTTTGCAAAAAGTTGGCCAAGCTCTAATGCTACCAGTGGCCCTACTCCCAGCAGCCGGTTTATTGCTGGGGTTTGGTAATGCTGCTCAGCAAGAAACAATGCTAAATTATCTGCCGTTTTTGTCTGCAGATTGGATCCAATTGACAGCAAAAGTAATGGAGGATGCGGGTGGAATTATTTTTGGTAATTTACCGCTGATCTTTGCAATTGGTGTCGCGATTGGGTTAGCAAAAGATGGTGCTGCAGCTCTTGCGGCACTTGTTGGTTACCTAGTATTGAATCAAGTGATGAGTTCATGGCTGGGGATTACAACGGACATGCTTGCTGATAATCCAGCCTATGCACTTGTCTTCGGAATTCCAACGTTACAAACGGGGGTTTTCGGGGGTATTATTGTAGGTTTGATTGCAGCGTTTTGTTACAACAAGTTTCATGACATTGAAATGCCTTCCTTCCTTGGGTTCTTCGCAGGGAAAAGGTTCGTACCAATTGCTACTGCTGGTGCAGCTTTCATAGCTGGATTACTATTGATCATTATTTGGCCGACAGTTCAAGCTGGAATGAACAGTGCATCGCTTTGGTTACTAGATGAAGGTACATATATCGCTGTATTCTTCTTTGGATTTATCAAACGCTTGCTAATCCCGTTTGGATTGCATCATATTTTCCACGCACCATTCTGGTATGAATTTGGTTCGTATACGACGGCCGCTGGAGCAGTGGTTCGCGGTGATATGACCATCTTCTTTGCACAATTAAAAGATGGTGTACAGCTTACAGCTGGTAACTTCATGGGCGGAGAATTCCCGATTATGATGTTTGGTTTACCAGCGGCGGCGCTTGCGATGTATCATGCAGCGCGACCAGAAAAGAAAAAGTTAGTTGCAGGTCTATTAGCATCAGGTGCTTTAACCTCATTCCTAACGGGGATAACTGAGCCACTTGAATTTTCATTTTTATTTCTGTCACCAATACTGTTCTTACTCCATGCTGTTTTAGATGGTTTATCATTTGTACTGATGACATTTTTGGAGGTTCATATCGGGTACACCTTCTCGGGTGGAGCCATTGACTTCTTCCTCTTCGGTATTTTACCGGGCAAAGAGTCATGGTGGATTGCCATAGTACTCGGCCTTATTTTTGCAGTGATTTATTACTTCTTGTTCCGCTTTATGATTAGTAAATTTAATTTAATGACGCCAGGACGAGAAGCAGATGATGACACAGAAGAAGTGAAAACGAGTTCGAAGGGGAACACTGATCTTGCTTATAATATTCTAGAAGCAATGGGTGGTCAAAAAAACATTAGCCATTTAGATGCTTGTATTACAAGGCTTCGTGTATCTGTTGTCGATGTTCAAGCTGTTAATAAGAAAGAATTGAAAAATTTAGGTGCGGCAGGCGTACTTGAAGTTGGTGATAATATCCAAGCTATTTTTGGCCCACGTTCTGAAATTATAAAAGGACAAATTCAAGACGTAATCAGTGGAAAACGCCCTCGTTCTGAGGTGGTCGAACAGCCTGTTCAAGCCGAAAGTACAGTTACTACTCATCAAGTTAATGATGAGTTTATTTCACCGATACAAGGGGAAATTAAGCCGCTTTCAGAAGTTCCCGATCCAGTGTTTGCCGAAAAAATGATGGGCGACGGTTTTGCAATTGTACCTTCAGAAGGTACTGTCGTTTCACCAGTTGACGGGATAATCGTTAGTTTCTTCCCGACAAAACATGCATTAGGGATTCAAGCTGATTCAGGAAGAGAAATTTTAATCCATGTTGGGATTAATACAGTTAAATTAGAAGGTAAAGGTTTCGAAGCTTTAGTTGCACAAGGTGATCGTGTTACTAAAGGACAACCTTTGTTGAAATTCGATGTTGATTATATTAAGGAGCATGCGACTTCAATCATTACCCCAATCATTTTTACTAATCTATTTGAGGGTGAATCAATCGTTATTAATAAGTTAGGTATTGTTGCATTGAAAGAAGAAAATATTATCGCGATTGAAAAATAA
- a CDS encoding DEAD/DEAH box helicase, with the protein MTFQNYNLSKEITRALDGLGYSSPTEVQEKVIPAALTKNDLVVKSQTGSGKTAAFGIPICEMVNWDENKPQALILTPTRELADQVKEDITNIGRFKRIKAAAVYGKSPYAYQKEELKQKCHVVVGTPGRVFDHIERGSLVLDQIEYLILDEADEMLNMGFIDQVESIINKLPKNRTTMLFSATLPEKIGKLSSKYMNNPKNIEIASTVTLTDQIDHSLIIVRDPQKFDLLRDVTVVENPDSCIIFCRTKDQVDSVTEQLEKLHYTCDKLHGGMMQEDRFSVMDEFKRGEFRYLVATDVAARGIDIDSITHVINYDLPVETESYVHRVGRTGRAGKRGKAISFVTPNENHFLDEIEAYIGFEIQQRNAPSKQAVVVAMGAFTEKIESLPELKKNKNELVNKDIMKLYFNGGKKKKLRAVDFVGTITNIPGVSAEDIGIIKIQDTVTYIDILNGKGKLVLNEMKTTTVKGKLLKVHKANK; encoded by the coding sequence ATGACATTTCAAAATTACAACTTAAGCAAGGAGATTACACGGGCGCTAGACGGGCTTGGGTATTCTTCACCTACAGAAGTGCAGGAGAAAGTAATTCCTGCGGCACTTACTAAAAACGATTTAGTTGTCAAATCACAGACGGGTAGCGGGAAGACAGCTGCTTTTGGAATTCCCATATGTGAAATGGTGAACTGGGATGAGAATAAACCACAAGCGCTAATCTTAACGCCGACGCGTGAACTTGCAGATCAGGTAAAAGAAGATATTACAAACATTGGGCGTTTTAAGCGTATTAAAGCTGCTGCTGTTTACGGGAAATCTCCATATGCGTATCAAAAAGAAGAACTGAAGCAAAAATGTCATGTTGTTGTCGGAACACCGGGGCGTGTATTCGATCATATTGAACGCGGTTCGCTTGTACTTGATCAAATTGAATATCTGATACTTGATGAAGCTGATGAAATGCTAAATATGGGCTTTATTGACCAAGTTGAATCGATTATTAATAAATTGCCGAAAAATAGAACGACGATGCTTTTCTCAGCAACACTTCCTGAAAAGATTGGAAAACTAAGCAGTAAATATATGAACAACCCAAAAAATATTGAAATCGCTTCAACTGTTACATTGACGGATCAAATTGACCATTCACTAATTATCGTCAGAGACCCACAGAAATTTGACCTGCTACGCGATGTGACGGTTGTTGAAAATCCGGATAGTTGTATTATCTTCTGTCGGACGAAAGATCAGGTGGACAGTGTGACTGAACAGCTTGAAAAACTACACTATACATGCGATAAATTACACGGCGGCATGATGCAAGAAGACCGATTCTCTGTTATGGATGAATTCAAGCGTGGTGAGTTCCGCTACCTGGTTGCAACAGATGTTGCTGCACGTGGTATTGATATTGACAGCATTACGCATGTTATTAACTACGACCTTCCTGTGGAAACAGAAAGCTACGTGCATAGAGTAGGTAGAACGGGACGAGCAGGTAAGAGAGGGAAGGCGATTTCATTCGTCACACCTAATGAAAATCACTTCCTTGATGAGATTGAAGCTTACATCGGATTTGAAATTCAACAACGCAATGCGCCATCGAAACAGGCAGTTGTAGTAGCAATGGGGGCATTCACCGAAAAAATAGAAAGCCTTCCTGAATTGAAAAAGAACAAAAATGAATTAGTAAACAAAGATATTATGAAGCTCTATTTTAACGGCGGTAAAAAGAAAAAGCTCCGCGCTGTTGACTTTGTCGGTACAATAACAAATATTCCGGGCGTATCTGCAGAAGACATCGGTATCATTAAAATTCAGGACACTGTGACGTATATAGATATCCTGAACGGCAAAGGTAAGCTGGTTTTGAATGAAATGAAAACAACAACAGTTAAAGGGAAATTATTGAAAGTGCATAAAGCGAATAAATAA
- the asd gene encoding archaetidylserine decarboxylase (Phosphatidylserine decarboxylase is synthesized as a single chain precursor. Generation of the pyruvoyl active site from a Ser is coupled to cleavage of a Gly-Ser bond between the larger (beta) and smaller (alpha chains). It is an integral membrane protein.), translating into MKKALFKSFVELTGNPVSSALLKSFTSSRLSLPFVKPFSNAYRINNEEMEYPISHYKSLQALFTRSLHEGARHVDSSPNTLTSPVDGVVSGTGKIAVDQTFLIKGHQYRINEIMGTSDKAAAYKDGTYYILYLSPSHYHHFHYPVTGELVSRYALGGVSYPVNSLGLRLGQSPFSTNHRLISEVMTDFGKVAIVKVGALNVNSIQLLNSSKECIKGNDFGYFSFGSTVILFLENNPDFTPTVELNSEVHVGQPIGKWNQQ; encoded by the coding sequence ATGAAAAAAGCACTCTTTAAATCTTTTGTTGAGTTAACAGGGAATCCAGTTTCTTCTGCTCTTTTAAAATCATTTACTAGTTCTCGATTAAGCTTGCCGTTCGTTAAGCCGTTCAGTAATGCTTATCGCATTAATAATGAAGAAATGGAATACCCAATCTCTCACTATAAAAGTCTGCAAGCACTCTTCACCCGCAGTCTGCATGAAGGTGCACGCCATGTGGATTCTTCCCCAAACACCCTCACTTCACCGGTCGATGGAGTCGTAAGCGGAACAGGGAAAATAGCTGTCGACCAAACCTTTCTGATTAAAGGCCATCAGTATCGGATAAACGAAATAATGGGAACCTCAGATAAAGCTGCCGCTTATAAGGATGGGACATATTATATCCTTTACCTTTCACCTAGCCATTATCATCACTTCCACTATCCTGTAACGGGAGAATTGGTTTCACGCTATGCTCTAGGCGGTGTGTCTTATCCAGTAAATAGTTTAGGATTACGCCTTGGACAGAGCCCCTTCTCCACGAACCACCGTCTCATTTCAGAAGTAATGACGGATTTTGGAAAAGTAGCAATTGTAAAAGTCGGTGCGCTAAATGTGAATAGCATTCAGCTCCTTAACTCTTCGAAAGAATGTATTAAAGGAAATGACTTTGGATATTTCAGTTTCGGTTCTACCGTTATTTTGTTTTTAGAAAATAATCCTGATTTTACACCGACTGTTGAGTTAAACAGTGAAGTACATGTCGGACAACCAATTGGTAAATGGAATCAGCAGTAA
- the pssA gene encoding CDP-diacylglycerol--serine O-phosphatidyltransferase: MFSPDYAEQSKIKAQLANAITLMNLSFGVIAIILILKGLGHMSLLFIFLAALFDRFDGMVARHYNAESLFGKELDSLCDLVSFGLAPALLIYETTLYKTPWLGIIVTIFYVLAGAVRLARYNSSEFDGAFYGVPITAAGIVMTLSFFLVPYIGPLFFVVLMLIMSVLMISNIRITKV, translated from the coding sequence ATGTTTTCACCTGATTATGCTGAACAATCCAAAATTAAAGCACAGTTGGCTAATGCAATTACATTGATGAATTTAAGTTTCGGCGTTATTGCTATTATTCTTATTTTAAAAGGCCTAGGTCATATGAGTTTACTATTTATCTTCCTTGCTGCATTATTCGATCGTTTCGATGGTATGGTGGCAAGACATTACAATGCAGAGTCCCTCTTCGGGAAAGAGCTTGATTCGTTGTGCGATCTTGTTTCATTCGGTCTAGCGCCTGCGTTATTAATTTACGAAACAACACTCTACAAGACGCCTTGGCTCGGGATCATCGTCACGATCTTTTATGTGTTGGCTGGCGCAGTTCGTCTTGCCCGCTACAATTCATCTGAATTTGATGGTGCATTTTATGGTGTTCCGATTACAGCGGCAGGTATTGTGATGACCTTAAGCTTTTTCCTTGTTCCATATATCGGACCATTATTTTTCGTTGTATTAATGTTGATTATGTCAGTATTAATGATTAGCAACATTCGTATTACGAAAGTATAA
- a CDS encoding YusW family protein, producing MKRTQLMLLITVFFSIVLIVGCSNKNIVTKSETETDTSKEPLGDTYGFTSFDLSIDTKEMKQALIATYDEKSDKTEAVYENKIEDSYLHGNKAMDKLNTIFNELSLEPDTEDEDMIKKVSEAFEIIDYKNLQLKVKFKGHDKKELMMSK from the coding sequence TTGAAAAGGACACAGTTAATGCTATTAATTACAGTATTTTTTTCCATAGTACTTATTGTCGGTTGCAGTAATAAAAATATAGTTACCAAATCCGAGACAGAAACTGATACCTCAAAAGAACCTCTTGGGGACACATATGGCTTCACTTCTTTCGATTTATCAATCGATACAAAAGAAATGAAACAGGCTCTTATCGCTACTTACGATGAAAAAAGTGATAAGACCGAGGCTGTCTATGAAAATAAAATCGAGGATTCCTATTTGCATGGCAACAAAGCGATGGATAAGCTCAATACAATTTTCAATGAGCTCTCACTCGAACCTGATACGGAAGATGAGGATATGATTAAGAAAGTATCAGAGGCATTCGAGATTATTGATTATAAAAACTTGCAATTGAAAGTAAAATTTAAAGGCCACGACAAAAAAGAATTAATGATGTCAAAGTAA
- a CDS encoding AEC family transporter, giving the protein MNLLLIILPVFIIFSIGYIGQKFIGFDIKSISTAALYLMSPFLAFRTFYTNELTMDYFYIVLFSLLLTIGLLIVVWITALIMKATRPQLSAMILGGVFMNSGNYGAPVVLFAFGAVGFDYAVIMMVFQSLLMNTVGIFFASIGGEEKSTLRQSAQRVIRMPLIYAAFLGIGLQLVSLPIPSTVMEAISLVADASIPTVMLVLGMQLAAISRKRVAYRYVSAVSIIRMIASPLIAVGILYFMPVNDLLKAVIIVQASMPAAANTTMLALQFGTEPDLVSFTTFFTTLISIITIPVILFFLGV; this is encoded by the coding sequence ATGAATTTACTATTAATTATTTTACCGGTATTTATCATCTTTTCTATTGGCTATATAGGACAAAAATTTATAGGCTTTGATATTAAGTCTATTTCAACAGCAGCCCTTTATTTAATGTCTCCCTTTTTAGCATTCCGGACATTTTACACTAATGAATTGACGATGGACTATTTCTATATTGTCTTGTTTAGTTTACTTCTTACAATTGGCCTGCTAATTGTTGTGTGGATTACAGCACTTATTATGAAGGCAACGCGGCCACAGCTATCGGCAATGATTCTTGGTGGCGTATTTATGAATAGCGGAAACTACGGCGCACCGGTAGTCCTGTTTGCATTTGGAGCAGTCGGGTTTGACTATGCCGTCATTATGATGGTATTTCAATCGTTACTAATGAATACTGTCGGGATCTTCTTTGCATCAATTGGTGGAGAAGAAAAATCTACATTACGCCAGTCCGCACAACGAGTGATCCGCATGCCACTCATATACGCCGCCTTTTTAGGGATCGGACTCCAGTTAGTTTCATTACCTATTCCTTCAACAGTCATGGAAGCCATCAGTCTCGTTGCCGATGCATCTATTCCGACAGTAATGCTTGTACTCGGTATGCAGCTAGCGGCCATTTCGCGAAAAAGAGTCGCTTACCGTTATGTTTCTGCAGTCAGTATCATCAGAATGATCGCCTCTCCGTTGATTGCAGTCGGAATTTTGTATTTCATGCCGGTTAATGACCTTCTAAAGGCAGTTATTATTGTACAAGCATCCATGCCGGCAGCGGCAAATACAACAATGCTTGCATTACAATTTGGGACGGAACCTGATCTTGTATCATTTACAACATTTTTCACGACACTAATAAGCATTATCACCATTCCCGTCATACTGTTCTTCCTAGGAGTTTAA
- a CDS encoding DUF420 domain-containing protein yields the protein MPKNEESAKTFKKRNYKPWIIALSIILIGAIGVLSGMRGVKDFDAFDITILPMTNAILNSFTFLFLVCALIAILKRNITVHRRFIYAAFVTTFLFLITYVSYHYLAPSTPYGGEGFMAGFYYFILITHIVLAAAIVPLALTSVARAWNMENERHKKIARWTMPIWLYVSFTGVLVYILISPYY from the coding sequence ATGCCAAAGAATGAAGAATCTGCAAAAACGTTTAAAAAACGAAATTATAAACCATGGATCATTGCACTCTCGATCATCTTGATTGGGGCGATTGGCGTACTATCTGGAATGCGAGGGGTTAAGGATTTTGATGCATTCGATATAACAATACTGCCTATGACGAATGCAATATTGAACAGTTTTACATTTTTATTCCTGGTGTGCGCTCTTATCGCCATTCTTAAACGGAATATAACCGTGCATCGCCGCTTTATATACGCCGCGTTTGTCACAACATTTCTCTTCCTAATTACGTACGTCTCTTACCATTATCTGGCGCCATCCACGCCTTACGGTGGAGAAGGATTTATGGCAGGATTCTATTACTTTATTCTAATTACACATATTGTACTTGCAGCCGCTATTGTCCCGCTTGCACTAACGAGTGTGGCGCGCGCATGGAATATGGAGAATGAGCGTCATAAAAAAATTGCTCGATGGACAATGCCAATATGGTTATATGTCAGCTTTACTGGTGTGTTGGTTTACATACTGATTTCTCCTTACTATTAA
- a CDS encoding penicillin-binding transpeptidase domain-containing protein — MRKWRSIGIFLIVIIALAACSKKETPEDRLTTYVELWNNAEFKKMYGEYVSEASKEAFGSTEYIDRTTKLYKDLSITDVKVVFTKPDGDKEYKSEEQPEFPVHITMETLAGPVEFEKKVMMTYGKSGEDENWFVEWDPSFILPDLTLSDKVGISTITSKRGEIFDRNGLPLAINGKGYEAGIVPEKFNEERDAEKLATVLSTTPEFINKQLNQSWVKADQFVPIKKVASSQEIIIEKMIEVPGVTYTQVEMREYPYGEPLSHLTGYISRINADELEKVKDQGYVETDFIGKRGLEQLLEKQLRGQDGSRIYIEKTAQGAERITIAEKTATDGDSITLTIDAKLQQKTFNAMNGEAGTAAAVDPKTGETLVLTSSPAFDPNELMIGVSAIRYEELTEDPLQPLLNRFAATYAPGSAIKPITASIGLEAGTIDPSKGYTIEGKRWKKDESWGNFGVTRVYTPPNPIDLKKAIAYSDNIYFAMEAIGMGKDTLIEGLKKFGFGEDIPFSYPVRTSQISNDGTIGTEAQLVDTSYGQGQMLMNIAHLASSYAPIINDGKMFKPVLFEDEPKSEIWKEGLTSPENAAILRANLREVVVNGSAKDANIPSVKLSGKTGTTELKSSQEKGGKENGFFVGYQTDETSYILAMMIESIEDNGGSSHVVKMVAEVMGN; from the coding sequence ATGAGAAAATGGAGAAGTATCGGTATCTTTCTAATTGTTATTATTGCACTCGCAGCATGTTCAAAGAAGGAGACACCTGAAGATAGACTTACGACTTATGTCGAGCTTTGGAATAACGCTGAGTTTAAAAAAATGTATGGAGAATATGTAAGTGAAGCATCAAAAGAGGCATTTGGTTCAACTGAATACATTGACCGAACGACGAAACTTTATAAAGATTTGTCTATCACTGATGTAAAAGTCGTATTTACTAAGCCAGATGGAGATAAGGAATATAAATCTGAAGAACAACCTGAGTTTCCTGTTCACATAACAATGGAAACACTTGCAGGTCCAGTGGAATTCGAGAAAAAAGTGATGATGACATATGGTAAATCAGGTGAAGATGAAAATTGGTTTGTCGAATGGGATCCTTCTTTCATTCTGCCAGACTTAACGTTGTCAGACAAAGTGGGCATTTCTACTATTACCTCAAAGCGCGGTGAAATATTTGATCGCAACGGACTTCCTTTAGCTATAAATGGAAAAGGGTACGAAGCAGGAATCGTGCCAGAAAAATTCAATGAAGAAAGAGATGCAGAAAAGCTCGCAACAGTACTTAGCACAACACCTGAATTTATTAACAAACAACTCAATCAAAGTTGGGTCAAGGCGGATCAATTTGTGCCCATTAAAAAAGTGGCATCTAGCCAAGAGATTATTATTGAAAAAATGATAGAAGTACCAGGGGTTACTTATACACAAGTAGAAATGCGGGAATATCCATATGGAGAGCCACTTTCACATCTTACTGGCTATATCAGTCGCATTAATGCCGACGAATTAGAGAAAGTCAAAGATCAGGGCTATGTGGAAACCGATTTTATCGGTAAACGTGGGCTGGAACAACTGCTTGAAAAACAGCTTCGTGGTCAGGACGGGTCCCGAATATATATTGAGAAAACGGCACAAGGAGCGGAGAGAATCACGATAGCTGAGAAAACTGCGACAGATGGAGATTCAATCACATTGACAATTGATGCGAAACTTCAACAGAAGACATTTAATGCTATGAATGGTGAGGCTGGAACAGCGGCGGCAGTTGACCCCAAAACTGGAGAAACACTAGTTTTGACAAGTTCGCCTGCTTTCGATCCAAATGAATTAATGATTGGTGTCAGTGCAATTCGTTACGAAGAATTAACTGAAGATCCTTTACAGCCACTATTAAACCGATTTGCAGCTACATATGCGCCAGGTTCGGCAATAAAACCAATTACAGCGTCTATTGGATTAGAGGCAGGAACAATTGATCCTAGCAAAGGCTATACAATTGAAGGAAAGAGATGGAAGAAAGATGAGTCATGGGGTAATTTTGGTGTCACAAGAGTTTATACACCACCGAATCCAATCGACTTAAAAAAAGCAATTGCTTACTCAGATAATATCTATTTTGCAATGGAAGCAATTGGAATGGGGAAAGATACCCTAATAGAAGGCTTGAAAAAATTCGGTTTTGGAGAAGATATCCCCTTTAGTTATCCTGTGCGAACTTCGCAAATATCGAATGATGGAACGATTGGAACAGAAGCACAACTTGTGGATACCTCCTATGGACAAGGTCAAATGTTAATGAACATTGCTCACTTAGCTTCGAGTTATGCTCCAATCATTAATGATGGAAAGATGTTCAAGCCGGTTTTATTCGAAGATGAACCAAAAAGTGAAATATGGAAAGAAGGACTAACTTCACCTGAGAACGCTGCAATCCTTCGTGCAAATCTACGTGAAGTCGTTGTCAATGGCTCTGCCAAAGATGCAAATATCCCTTCTGTTAAACTTTCTGGAAAGACAGGGACTACAGAATTAAAGTCATCACAGGAAAAAGGCGGCAAGGAAAATGGATTCTTTGTCGGCTATCAAACGGATGAAACCTCTTATATTCTGGCGATGATGATCGAAAGCATAGAAGATAATGGTGGAAGTAGCCATGTAGTAAAAATGGTAGCAGAAGTCATGGGGAACTAA
- a CDS encoding NUDIX hydrolase has product MKRVDVAYVLLFDKHDRDVLMVKNIGVGSSYYTLPGGAVEKGETLEEAAIREVKEETGLEVQIDGIFTVSEAFFKERGHHTILFTFHGKIIGGEINISYPEEIEEITWMPAEVAEKYIHLISGFEGLVKRKNRVPYILRDADR; this is encoded by the coding sequence ATGAAAAGAGTAGACGTTGCATATGTACTCTTATTTGATAAGCATGATAGGGATGTATTGATGGTCAAAAATATAGGAGTAGGCTCATCTTACTATACACTCCCTGGAGGAGCGGTGGAGAAAGGGGAAACGCTTGAAGAGGCTGCTATTCGTGAAGTTAAAGAAGAAACAGGATTAGAAGTACAAATAGACGGTATTTTTACTGTGAGTGAAGCATTTTTTAAAGAAAGAGGGCATCACACAATATTATTTACTTTTCATGGGAAAATAATTGGTGGAGAAATTAATATTTCATATCCAGAAGAAATCGAAGAAATTACTTGGATGCCCGCCGAAGTGGCGGAAAAATACATACATCTGATAAGTGGATTTGAAGGATTGGTAAAACGAAAAAACAGGGTTCCATATATTCTTAGGGATGCTGATAGATGA
- a CDS encoding dihydrofolate reductase family protein, whose translation MSSQRKLVLFTAVSLDGYIATKSDTLDWLFKVEGEGDNGYSEFYETVDTILLGRRTYDWISENMTGDFPYKNKECYVFSRSTNEDGNDVKFVSDEVVEFTNKLKNQEGKNIWIVGGGELLHSFIKGNLVDELILTVAPTLIGNGIPLFKEGDFNLELSLKGIKRFNQFVELHYEVHK comes from the coding sequence ATGAGTAGTCAACGAAAATTAGTATTATTCACTGCTGTAAGTCTAGATGGTTATATTGCTACAAAAAGTGATACTTTAGATTGGCTTTTTAAAGTCGAAGGAGAAGGAGATAATGGTTATTCAGAGTTTTATGAAACTGTGGATACAATCTTATTGGGCAGAAGAACTTATGATTGGATATCAGAGAATATGACAGGGGATTTTCCATATAAAAATAAAGAATGTTACGTCTTCTCAAGGTCTACTAACGAGGATGGAAATGATGTAAAATTTGTTAGCGATGAGGTCGTTGAATTCACTAATAAACTTAAAAACCAAGAAGGGAAAAACATTTGGATTGTTGGTGGAGGAGAATTGTTGCACTCTTTTATAAAAGGGAATTTAGTTGATGAACTTATACTTACAGTTGCTCCAACATTAATAGGAAACGGTATTCCTTTGTTTAAAGAGGGTGATTTTAATTTGGAGCTTTCTTTGAAAGGCATTAAGCGTTTCAATCAATTCGTTGAACTTCATTACGAAGTACACAAGTAA